A window from Nitrospira sp. ND1 encodes these proteins:
- a CDS encoding RNA polymerase sigma factor — MSEEQSRQVRELVESVYRSDSRQVLATLIRLLGDFDTAEEALHDAFAVAVEQWAREGVPANPRAWLVSTGRFKAIDGMRRRARFDASLTELARHLDLSTSDPEGWNDEAVEDDRLRLIFTCCHPALSPETQVAMTLREVCGLTTDEIARAFLSKPATIAQRIVRAKGKIRDARIPYEVPSATDLPDRLDAVLRVVYLVFNEGYSASSGDSLTRHDLSGEAIRLGRLLIGLLPEPEALGLLAVMLLHDSRRGARTSPTGDLVLLEQQDRSLWSRAQIVEGTALVERALASRQVGPYTIQAAIAAVHAEAPDAASTDWAQIVGLYDLLVQAESSAVVELNRAVAVAMRDGPEVGLVLVDAILSRGELVNYHLAHAARADLCRRLGRTAEACASYEKALSLTQQEPERRFLKGRLSELAD, encoded by the coding sequence GTGAGTGAGGAGCAATCCAGGCAGGTGCGCGAGTTGGTGGAGTCGGTGTATCGATCGGACTCCCGCCAGGTGCTCGCCACCTTGATTCGTCTGCTCGGGGACTTCGATACGGCGGAAGAGGCCCTGCACGATGCCTTTGCCGTTGCTGTGGAGCAGTGGGCACGGGAGGGGGTGCCGGCCAATCCAAGGGCTTGGCTCGTCTCGACCGGCCGCTTCAAGGCCATCGACGGGATGCGACGGCGCGCCCGCTTCGACGCATCCCTGACGGAACTCGCGAGACACCTGGACCTCAGCACGAGCGATCCCGAAGGCTGGAACGACGAGGCGGTCGAGGACGACCGGCTGCGACTGATCTTCACCTGCTGCCATCCGGCCTTATCGCCCGAGACGCAGGTTGCGATGACGTTGCGCGAAGTCTGCGGCCTCACGACCGATGAGATCGCGCGCGCATTTCTCAGCAAGCCTGCCACCATCGCGCAACGCATCGTGCGGGCCAAAGGCAAGATCCGTGACGCCCGCATTCCCTACGAGGTGCCGTCGGCGACCGATTTGCCTGACCGGCTGGATGCGGTGTTGCGGGTCGTGTACCTCGTCTTTAATGAGGGCTACAGCGCTTCGTCGGGGGACTCACTCACGCGGCACGATCTGTCCGGGGAGGCGATTCGCCTGGGGCGCCTGTTGATCGGGTTACTGCCGGAGCCCGAAGCCCTGGGCCTCCTGGCGGTGATGTTGCTGCACGACTCGCGTCGCGGGGCGCGCACCTCGCCGACCGGCGATCTGGTTCTCCTGGAGCAGCAGGACCGCTCGTTGTGGAGCCGGGCGCAGATTGTCGAAGGAACGGCCTTGGTAGAGCGGGCGCTCGCATCGCGTCAGGTCGGTCCCTATACCATTCAGGCCGCGATTGCGGCCGTGCATGCCGAGGCCCCCGATGCCGCATCGACCGACTGGGCACAGATCGTCGGTCTCTACGATTTGCTGGTACAGGCTGAGTCGTCAGCCGTGGTCGAGCTGAACCGGGCGGTGGCTGTGGCGATGCGCGACGGCCCGGAGGTGGGGCTGGTCTTGGTCGATGCGATTCTCTCCCGCGGTGAACTCGTGAACTATCACCTGGCGCATGCAGCCCGCGCCGACCTCTGCCGGCGACTGGGGCGAACCGCAGAAGCCTGCGCCTCGTACGAGAAGGCTTTGAGTCTCACGCAGCAGGAACCGGAACGGAGATTTCTGAAGGGACGCTTGAGTGAGTTGGCCGACTGA
- a CDS encoding YciI family protein, with product MKFILLVHHDETAFEKMSEKTKKGLLAESIGLCHQLDAKGEYVHASPVHPAETAAIVRVREGRPIVTDGPFIETREQMAGYFLIEAKDRDEAVAIAGRVPGARIGTVEVRQVREITGLP from the coding sequence ATGAAATTCATCTTGTTGGTTCATCACGACGAAACGGCATTCGAGAAGATGAGCGAGAAGACAAAGAAGGGCCTACTGGCGGAGTCGATTGGGCTCTGCCATCAATTGGATGCGAAGGGGGAGTACGTGCATGCCTCTCCGGTTCACCCGGCTGAGACGGCGGCGATCGTTCGGGTTCGAGAAGGCAGGCCCATTGTGACCGACGGGCCCTTCATCGAAACACGGGAACAGATGGCGGGCTATTTTCTCATTGAGGCGAAGGATCGTGATGAAGCGGTGGCCATTGCAGGGCGAGTGCCGGGCGCACGCATTGGGACGGTTGAGGTGCGACAAGTGAGGGAAATCACTGGATTGCCGTGA
- a CDS encoding efflux transporter outer membrane subunit: protein MRIVALFLSSVLLGACAIGPDYSRPDLAVPDRFRMAATQQETESFANLPWWDLLQDEELRRLIRVALAENKDLKRAVASVEDFQARMLIAKMDFAPKADLTSNAPLFGRKANFLFPGFPNPFNYYLQGNLSWEIDIWGRIRRSNEAARGDLLSREEARRAVVLQLVSGVAEAYFDMLQFDMQLAVAQRTLKSWDESVRIAEARLREGMISKIDADQFAAERANAAARAAELSRQMVQKENQLSVLLGRVPGQIPRGRSLTDQVMPPEVPAGLPSELLQRRPDLVQAEQELAAATARIGVAKADRFPKLSITGILGVASPQLSRLVANETAFGTAGPGLAGPLLNAQILGFQQDAAEAQSREALARYEQALLVAFREVEDSLVAVRTVREQRNAQVEQVDALRSALRLANLRYKGGLANYLDVLVAQRNLFEAELALTSTHRLQLVSVVQLYKALGGGWSPLDTAQQQPGQAPAEPGKAGRG, encoded by the coding sequence ATGCGCATTGTAGCTCTCTTCCTAAGCTCTGTTCTCCTAGGCGCCTGTGCCATCGGGCCGGACTACTCCCGTCCCGACCTTGCTGTGCCGGACCGGTTCCGCATGGCGGCGACCCAGCAGGAAACCGAGTCGTTTGCCAACCTGCCCTGGTGGGATCTGTTGCAGGATGAAGAACTGCGGCGTCTTATTCGAGTGGCGCTGGCTGAGAATAAAGATCTGAAACGGGCGGTTGCGTCGGTCGAAGATTTTCAGGCCCGCATGTTGATCGCAAAAATGGATTTCGCGCCGAAGGCCGATCTCACGTCCAACGCGCCCTTGTTCGGCCGCAAGGCAAACTTTCTGTTTCCGGGCTTTCCCAATCCGTTCAACTACTATCTCCAGGGGAATCTCTCCTGGGAGATCGATATCTGGGGCCGCATTCGTCGATCGAATGAAGCGGCAAGGGGAGATCTCCTGTCGCGGGAGGAGGCTCGCCGCGCGGTTGTCTTGCAACTGGTGAGCGGCGTGGCGGAGGCCTACTTCGACATGCTGCAGTTCGACATGCAGTTGGCCGTCGCGCAGCGAACGCTGAAATCCTGGGACGAATCGGTCAGGATTGCCGAGGCCCGGCTGCGGGAGGGCATGATCTCCAAAATCGATGCGGACCAGTTCGCGGCGGAACGCGCCAACGCCGCAGCACGGGCGGCAGAGTTGAGCCGGCAAATGGTGCAGAAAGAAAACCAGCTCAGTGTGTTGCTGGGGCGTGTGCCGGGTCAGATTCCGAGAGGACGTTCCCTCACCGACCAGGTGATGCCGCCGGAGGTGCCGGCCGGCCTTCCTTCGGAATTGCTGCAGCGCCGCCCGGATCTCGTGCAGGCAGAACAGGAATTGGCTGCGGCCACGGCGCGAATCGGTGTGGCGAAGGCGGACCGGTTTCCGAAACTCAGCATCACGGGAATTCTCGGTGTCGCCAGCCCGCAGTTGTCCCGCTTGGTGGCGAATGAGACGGCGTTCGGTACCGCAGGTCCCGGGCTTGCCGGTCCCTTGCTGAATGCTCAGATCCTCGGTTTTCAGCAGGACGCGGCTGAAGCGCAGAGCCGTGAAGCGCTGGCACGGTATGAGCAGGCGTTGCTGGTGGCGTTTCGTGAAGTGGAGGATTCGCTGGTTGCCGTGCGAACGGTGCGGGAGCAGCGGAATGCGCAGGTTGAGCAGGTGGACGCGTTGCGTTCGGCTCTGCGTCTGGCCAATCTGCGGTATAAAGGAGGACTCGCGAACTATCTCGACGTCCTCGTGGCGCAACGCAATCTGTTCGAGGCGGAACTGGCGTTAACCAGCACCCACCGGTTACAGCTGGTGTCGGTCGTGCAATTGTATAAAGCGCTGGGGGGCGGATGGTCGCCGCTCGATACGGCCCAGCAACAGCCGGGCCAAGCTCCGGCAGAACCCGGAAAGGCGGGGCGCGGCTGA
- a CDS encoding VOC family protein, with amino-acid sequence MPTRTKKRAAKKPQAAASIVWFEVPADDLDRAKKFYGSLFGWTFAKIPAAISDYWHIDTGGKDATPDGGLMPRMYPEQSITNYVGVPSVTMAMKKVEKLGGAICKAKTAVPGMGYFAICQDTESNTFALWEMNERAK; translated from the coding sequence ATGCCGACAAGGACCAAGAAGCGGGCGGCGAAGAAGCCACAGGCGGCGGCCAGTATCGTCTGGTTTGAGGTGCCCGCCGACGATCTCGACCGGGCGAAGAAATTTTATGGCTCGTTGTTCGGCTGGACCTTCGCGAAGATTCCGGCGGCCATTTCCGACTACTGGCACATCGATACCGGCGGAAAAGATGCGACGCCCGACGGCGGTTTGATGCCACGTATGTATCCGGAGCAATCCATCACCAACTATGTGGGCGTGCCGTCGGTGACGATGGCGATGAAAAAGGTCGAGAAACTCGGAGGGGCGATCTGCAAGGCCAAGACGGCGGTGCCCGGCATGGGGTATTTCGCCATCTGTCAGGACACGGAGAGCAATACCTTTGCCCTATGGGAGATGAACGAGCGCGCCAAGTGA
- a CDS encoding restriction endonuclease: MKIAKGPEFVRFFLPILSTLRESGAAGTPGEIVDRSIELAGISEQEQLVVNKNGQSRIRNQVHWARQYLVWAGYLDSSRRGIWSLTELGRTIALPTVDPLHVFKTVQKTRAKTGGETTLAKDLPDQPAPEEEELIPHRIRILELVRALPPDGFERLSQRLLRESGFQHVSITGRSGDGGIDGIGTLQVNPFVSFTVLFQCKRYKGAVTPSQVRDFRGAMMGRADKGIIITTGTFTLEAKKEARRDGVPPIELVDGETLLEMFEKLELGVVPKHSFDVDERFFDEFQK, encoded by the coding sequence ATGAAAATAGCGAAAGGGCCAGAGTTCGTTCGTTTCTTTCTCCCCATCCTTTCGACTCTGCGGGAATCCGGTGCCGCCGGGACACCGGGCGAAATTGTAGACCGCTCAATTGAACTTGCAGGCATTTCAGAGCAAGAACAGCTAGTCGTGAACAAAAATGGCCAATCGCGAATTCGCAACCAAGTACACTGGGCACGACAGTACTTAGTGTGGGCCGGATATCTCGACTCATCGAGAAGGGGCATTTGGAGCCTTACCGAACTCGGAAGAACGATCGCCCTACCCACAGTTGATCCCTTGCACGTCTTCAAAACCGTTCAAAAAACGAGAGCCAAGACCGGAGGGGAAACAACACTCGCCAAGGACCTTCCGGATCAACCCGCACCAGAAGAAGAGGAACTGATTCCACATCGCATCCGCATCCTTGAACTTGTCCGAGCTCTCCCACCCGATGGATTTGAACGACTCAGCCAGAGACTTCTTAGGGAATCCGGCTTTCAACACGTGTCGATCACCGGTCGGTCCGGTGATGGTGGGATCGATGGAATCGGCACACTTCAAGTGAACCCCTTCGTCAGCTTCACTGTTCTATTTCAGTGTAAACGCTACAAAGGCGCAGTTACCCCATCACAAGTCCGCGACTTTAGAGGAGCCATGATGGGCCGGGCGGATAAGGGCATTATCATCACGACCGGAACATTTACACTTGAAGCCAAGAAAGAAGCTAGACGAGACGGTGTCCCCCCAATCGAACTTGTAGACGGCGAAACCCTTCTTGAGATGTTTGAAAAACTTGAACTGGGAGTTGTGCCGAAACATTCATTTGACGTAGACGAAAGATTCTTCGACGAATTTCAGAAATAG
- a CDS encoding YciI family protein, whose translation MKYLCLVYVEEKTLNAMSRDERVALSDESMAYCDELQKNGQLLGASPLHPVEAATTVRVRAGKVSTTDGPFAETKEQLGGYLLIDVRDLNDAVRIASKFPAAQYGSIEVRPIKEGGCA comes from the coding sequence ATGAAATATCTCTGCCTGGTGTATGTCGAAGAAAAGACGTTGAATGCCATGTCCCGGGATGAGCGGGTCGCGTTGTCGGACGAATCCATGGCGTATTGTGATGAGTTGCAAAAAAACGGTCAACTTCTTGGGGCGTCACCCCTCCATCCGGTAGAAGCCGCGACGACGGTGCGGGTGCGGGCCGGGAAAGTCTCCACGACCGACGGGCCCTTTGCCGAAACGAAGGAACAGTTGGGCGGGTATCTGTTGATCGATGTCCGGGACCTCAACGACGCCGTACGGATCGCCTCGAAGTTTCCCGCAGCTCAGTACGGCAGTATCGAAGTGCGGCCGATTAAAGAGGGCGGTTGTGCCTGA
- a CDS encoding hemerythrin domain-containing protein, with protein MSQEDSQAGPLAQFLAEDHRRLDALLQSAAAQPAQVNREVYDQFRAGLLRHIGLEEKILFPAVQRWRGGTPLPIAAKLRLDHGALATLLMPTPTPAILATIRRLLTDHNVLEEGPGGVYDLCDQLAGFEAESLLKDLRAAPPVAVMPHSDSPAVMTTLRRTLERAGYRMEADMGRDVPVTPAGEP; from the coding sequence ATGAGCCAGGAGGACAGTCAGGCAGGCCCTCTCGCGCAATTCCTCGCCGAAGACCATCGACGGCTCGACGCATTGTTGCAGTCGGCGGCGGCCCAACCGGCCCAGGTCAATCGCGAGGTCTACGATCAATTTCGTGCCGGACTGCTCCGGCACATCGGCTTGGAGGAGAAGATTCTGTTCCCTGCCGTCCAACGGTGGCGAGGCGGCACACCGCTTCCGATCGCTGCCAAGCTACGTCTCGATCACGGCGCGCTGGCCACGTTGCTCATGCCTACTCCCACCCCAGCGATCCTGGCGACCATCCGGCGCCTGCTCACGGACCACAATGTGTTGGAAGAGGGACCGGGCGGTGTCTACGATCTCTGCGATCAGCTGGCAGGCTTTGAAGCCGAGTCACTGCTGAAGGATCTGCGCGCCGCTCCGCCGGTTGCCGTGATGCCCCATTCCGACAGCCCTGCGGTGATGACCACGCTACGCCGCACATTGGAGCGGGCCGGTTATCGCATGGAGGCGGACATGGGTAGAGATGTGCCGGTGACTCCGGCCGGGGAACCCTGA
- a CDS encoding VOC family protein — MNVTDIAFTCYPVTDLQRARRFYEGVLGLKESRFFGEGDKGFVEYDIGSNTLGIGNGAPDWKPSPGGGSVGLEVKDFAAAIARLKENGCPFRLEPLETPVCHMAIVSDPDGNSIIIHRRKS; from the coding sequence ATGAACGTCACCGACATCGCATTTACCTGTTATCCCGTCACAGACCTTCAGCGGGCGCGCCGGTTCTATGAGGGCGTGCTGGGGCTCAAAGAATCGCGGTTTTTCGGAGAGGGAGACAAGGGGTTCGTCGAATACGATATCGGGTCGAACACGCTCGGGATCGGGAACGGCGCACCGGATTGGAAACCGTCCCCGGGCGGCGGATCGGTCGGTCTCGAAGTGAAGGATTTCGCTGCCGCCATCGCGCGGCTCAAAGAAAACGGATGCCCATTCCGACTTGAACCGTTGGAGACGCCCGTTTGCCACATGGCGATCGTCTCCGATCCAGATGGGAATTCCATCATTATCCATCGACGAAAATCCTGA
- a CDS encoding metal-sulfur cluster assembly factor translates to MTTEHHGAASDPRVLEALRQVVDPELGINIVDLGLVYGSEVRDGQVHVAMTMTTPACPMEELLMEMVHAAILRELPEARSVEVDLVWEPAWKPEMMSPSAKVQLGRT, encoded by the coding sequence ATGACGACGGAGCATCACGGTGCAGCGTCCGATCCACGAGTGCTAGAGGCCCTGCGGCAGGTGGTTGATCCCGAGTTAGGTATCAACATCGTGGATCTCGGATTGGTATACGGCAGCGAGGTGCGGGACGGTCAGGTTCATGTGGCCATGACGATGACGACGCCCGCCTGCCCGATGGAAGAGCTGTTGATGGAGATGGTGCATGCGGCGATTCTGCGTGAGTTGCCGGAGGCGCGTTCAGTGGAAGTGGATCTCGTGTGGGAGCCCGCCTGGAAGCCGGAGATGATGAGTCCGTCTGCCAAGGTGCAGTTGGGCCGGACGTGA
- a CDS encoding cupin domain-containing protein translates to MKGYVTDIEEATLKNSLYRQVLFTAKNSQLVLMSLKPGEEIGEEVHELDQFLRFEAGDGTVILDGQDHAVRDGFAVVIPSGTRHNVINTSESADLKLYSLYSPPEHKVGTVHRTKQEADADADHHFDGRTSIDSK, encoded by the coding sequence ATGAAGGGGTATGTCACGGACATCGAAGAGGCGACCCTGAAGAATTCACTCTACCGGCAAGTCCTGTTCACGGCCAAGAATAGTCAGTTAGTGCTGATGAGCTTGAAACCGGGAGAGGAGATCGGCGAAGAAGTCCATGAACTCGATCAATTCCTCCGGTTTGAAGCAGGGGACGGAACAGTCATACTGGATGGGCAGGACCACGCCGTGCGCGACGGGTTCGCCGTCGTCATCCCGTCCGGAACCAGACATAATGTCATCAATACGTCAGAAAGCGCCGACCTCAAGCTGTATAGTCTTTATAGTCCACCGGAGCACAAGGTCGGCACCGTCCACCGAACCAAGCAGGAAGCGGATGCCGATGCCGACCACCATTTTGACGGTCGGACATCCATAGACAGCAAATAA